A part of Aspergillus oryzae RIB40 DNA, chromosome 7 genomic DNA contains:
- a CDS encoding uncharacterized protein (predicted protein), translated as MSPLPSPSLPGPPTSDGQPSGRFYASRTPQVSNAALVVESRGLIDRVSAYSNDSISRTEDEVEDQVLGPAIRHESSPDLQTEPTQSDRQSITEDAQAQDIPESGTNDNLSSDPVCTVRTSSLDLADATSAMQHDDHLTPSRPSGDTGGLGCSDFSGEQTPWSARPSEEVTVTDRTSVSNNLWTPIENGDLASLLSFTDEYFFVDGKTRGHPDRGDNPTKAERSIISDGSLYNGLGHDRSPSAGTLDVPEVIGPGRPIPIQPPRPYRVERDASDESVDEYLFTYPMYQRRYFP; from the coding sequence GGACCCCCAACGTCGGATGGACAGCCATCTGGGCGATTCTACGCGTCCAGAACTCCCCAGGTGTCTAACGCTGCTCTGGTAGTGGAGTCCCGGGGACTCATCGATCGAGTTAGCGCCTACAGCAATGATAGTATTAGTAGGACAGAAGACgaggttgaagatcaagTCCTAGGGCCAGCCATTCGTCATGAGTCTTCTCCAGACCTACAAACAGAGCCTACCCAGTCAGATCGTCAATCGATCACAGAAGATGCCCAGGCACAAGATATCCCCGAATCCGGAACAAATGACAACCTATCAAGCGACCCTGTTTGCACGGTGCGAACTTCAAGCTTGGATCTAGCAGACGCGACATCTGCAATGCAGCATGATGATCATCTTACTCCATCGCGTCCATCAGGCGACACTGGTGGGCTGGGGTGTAGCGACTTTTCAGGGGAACAAACACCATGGTCAGCCCGCCCCAGCGAAGAGGTTACGGTAACTGATCGCACATCTGTGTCGAACAATCTATGGACACCTATCGAAAATGGTGATCTTGCATCCTTACTATCCTTCACGGACGAATACTTTTTCGTTGACGGCAAAACCAGGGGTCACCCCGATAGAGGGGATAATCCTACAAAGGCAGAACGGAGCATCATCAGCGATGGAAGCTTGTATAATGGACTAGGTCATGATCGCAGCCCGTCGGCGGGAACGCTAGATGTCCCTGAGGTAATTGGTCCTGGACGACCGATCCCTATTCAACCCCCTCGGCCATATCGAGTAGAGCGAGATGCCAGTGATGAATCCGTCGATGAATATCTTTTTACGTATCCAATGTATCAGCGACGTTATTTTCCTTGA